Proteins encoded by one window of Astatotilapia calliptera chromosome 13, fAstCal1.2, whole genome shotgun sequence:
- the polh gene encoding DNA polymerase eta, whose translation MEYGKERVVALVDMDCFYVQVEQRLNPALRNTPCVVAQYKTWKGGSIIAVSYEARAHGVARNMWVDDAKKLCPDLQVARVRESHGKADLTNYREASVEVIEVMSRFAVIERASIDEAYMDLTAAVQQRLKNMTDKQIETSLLRTTYIQGYPQSSPAAEDSAEDTVLDKEEQRSRGLQQWLESLTFPSVGEQNSAELQLTVGALIVEEMRAAVEKHTGFSCSAGISHNKVLAKLACGLNKPNRQTVLPLDSVTELFSSLPIGKIRNLGGKLGTSITETLGIENMGDLTRFSKAQLEQHFGEKTGQWLYDLCRGIDFEAVKPRQLPKSIGCSKNFPGKTSLATKEQVQYWLHQLALELEERLTKDREVNGRVAKMLTVGVRQLGDKRMSSFSRCCALVRYEATKISSDTFAIIKSLNTAGNHQAAWTPPLSMLYLSASKFSDVSSAGGIAGFLSSDSTSTQPPREPKNVSPCKQTGSIQSFFQKAVEKQKQKVRKEDDDDDDEEDSGTHSNEGLPASSLHNTSVSVSQLKSDAVCPASSFTPVSQSKIGSSSPHPGISSFFHKKTIEKSLQVSGSALNKPENGQMPGPVDEEDTKDIVVVASGLESKLSSENASHESASEELRNELDINVESNHPPPTVASEDLMSCERCGQEVLAWEMPEHNDYHFALDLQQSFSSGTSTITSSSSSGTAMNPLRAAAADTAHSSRGKTKTRGQSGPAPKRPRSQSASTGTLDSFFKKN comes from the exons ATGGAGTACGGGAAGGAGAGGGTGGTGGCGTTGGTAGACATGGACTGCTTTTACGTGCAGGTGGAGCAGAGGCTGAATCCAGCTCTGAGGAATACTCCCTGTGTGGTGGCCCAGTACAAGACGTGGAAAGGAGGCAG TATTATAGCTGTGAGCTACGAGGCCAGGGCTCATGGTGTCGCCAGGAACATGTGGGTGGATGATGCAAAAAAACTGTGCCCAGACCTCCAGGTGGCACGAGTGCGTGAGTCTCATGGCAAGGCTGACTTGACAAA TTACAGAGAGGCGAGTGTGGAGGTGATTGAGGTCATGTCTCGCTTTGCTGTGATTGAGAGAGCTAGCATTGATGAGGCCTACATGGATTTGACTGCTGCTGTCCAGCAGCGACTGAAAAATATGACTGACAAACAAATCGAAACTTCACTCTTGAGAACTACCTACATCCAGGGGTACCCACAAAGTTCACCTGCAGCTGAAGACTCTGCAGAGGACACTGTGTTGGATAAAG AGGAACAGCGATCCAGAGGTCTCCAGCAGTGGCTGGAATCTTTAACGTTCCCGTCAGTGGGTGAGCAGAACTCTGCAGAACTGCAGCTAACTGTTGGAGCACTGATTGTTGAGGAAATGAGAGCAGCTGTGGAGAAACACACAGGTTTCAGTTGTTCTGCAGGAATATCACACAATAAG GTATTGGCTAAACTAGCCTGTGGTCTGAACAAGCCCAACAGACAAACTGTTCTTCCTCTGGACTCTGTGACAGAACTTTTCAGCAGTCTCCCCATTGGCAAGAT CCGTAACCTGGGGGGTAAGCTGGGAACTTCAATCACAGAAACTCTGGGAATAGAGAACATGGGCGATCTCACTCGCTTCTCTAAGGCTCAGTTGGAGCAGCACTTTGGAGAAAAAACAGG TCAGTGGCTGTACGACTTGTGCCGGGGGATTGATTTTGAAGCTGTGAAACCAAGACAGCTTCCAAAGTCCATTGGCTGCAGTAAAAACTTTCCTGGGAAGACATCGCTGGCTACTAAAGAGCAG GTACAGTACTGGCTTCATCAACTGGCTCTTGAGTTAGAGGAGAGGCTGACCAAGGACAGAGAAGTG AACGGTCGTGTGGCTAAAATGCTGACAGTTGGTGTACGTCAGCTTGGCGACAAGAGGATGAGCAGCTTCTCTAGATGTTGTGCTTTAGTGCGCTACGAGGCGACCAAAATATCCAGCGACACCTTTGCCATTATCAAGAGTCTGAACACAGCAGGAAACCATCAGGCTGCATG GACTCCACCCCTCAGCATGTTATACCTCTCAGCTAGTAAATTCAGCGATGTTTCATCAGCGGGGGGGATCGCTGGCTTTCTTTCCAGTGATAGCACTTCAACGCAGCCACCCCGTGAACCAAAAAATGTCTCCCcgtgtaaacaaaccggttccATCCAGTCCTTTTTTCAAAAGGCAgttgagaaacaaaaacagaaggttAGAaaggaggatgatgatgatgatgatgaagaggatTCTGGTACACACAGCAATGAAGGTCTCCCAGCTTCCTCGCTTCACAATACTTCTGTTTCTGTTAGTCAGTTGAAGTCAGacgctgtctgtcctgcttcCTCTTTTACACCTGTTTCTCAGTCCAAAATTGGTTCATCCAGCCCCCACCCAGgcatttcctctttctttcacaAGAAGACCATTGAAAAAAGCCTCCAGGTTTCAGGGTCAGCACTGAACAAGCCTGAAAACGGACAAATGCCAGGTCCCGTTGATGAGGAAGACACCAAAGACATTGTTGTTGTGGCATCAGGCTTGGAGTCAAAACTTAGCTCAGAGAATGCATCTCATGAGTCGGCAAGTGAGGAGTTAAGGAATGAACTGGACATTAATGTGGAGTCAAATCACCCTCCTCCCACTGTGGCCAGTGAAGATCTGATGAGCTGTGAACGCTGTGGTCAGGAGGTGTTAGCGTGGGAAATGCCAGAACACAATGACTATCATTTTGCTCTGGACCTCCAGCAGTCCTTCTCTTCAGGCACATCAACCAtcacttcctcttcttcttccggTACCGCTATGAATCctctcagagcagcagcagcagacacagCCCACTCCTCTCGGGGCAAGACTAAAACAAGAGGCCAGTCGGGACCAGCACCAAAAAGACCCCGCTCCCAAAGTGCAAGCACGGGCACTCTGGATTCATTcttcaagaaaaactga